A region from the Melioribacter roseus P3M-2 genome encodes:
- a CDS encoding RluA family pseudouridine synthase, which translates to MEHSTRSKVQKLIKAGLVLVNGESVKSNYLVNPGDTIDVTIPIPPRPEETIPEEIPLDIVYEDEYLLIVNKPPGMVTHPAFGNYSGTLVNALLGYTNKLSQLNDNVRPGIVHRLDKNTSGLLLIAKDEWTHAQLAKQFSAHTIEREYWAVCWGLFKEKKGEVIGNIARSTKDRKIFAVSENQGKYAHTFYEVIDEYEFASLVKLRLKTGRTHQIRVHMSHIHHPVFGDPTYGGRKIVYGAELPKMKSRVENLLKIMERQALHAKTLGFIHPNTKEKVFFDSEPPEDFRQLLAKLKNTP; encoded by the coding sequence ATCGAACATTCCACCCGCTCCAAAGTTCAGAAATTAATTAAGGCAGGGCTTGTACTCGTAAACGGCGAGAGTGTAAAATCGAATTATTTGGTTAATCCCGGAGATACGATCGACGTAACCATTCCGATTCCTCCACGCCCGGAAGAAACCATACCCGAAGAAATTCCGCTCGATATAGTCTATGAAGACGAGTATTTATTAATCGTTAACAAGCCGCCCGGAATGGTTACTCATCCGGCGTTCGGTAATTACAGCGGAACTCTTGTAAACGCTCTTTTGGGTTATACCAATAAATTAAGTCAGCTCAACGACAACGTAAGACCGGGAATAGTCCATAGGCTGGATAAGAATACCAGCGGATTGCTGTTGATTGCAAAAGACGAATGGACTCACGCGCAGCTGGCAAAACAATTTTCCGCTCATACAATCGAAAGGGAATATTGGGCTGTTTGCTGGGGATTATTTAAAGAAAAAAAGGGCGAAGTTATAGGAAATATTGCGCGTTCGACAAAAGACAGAAAAATATTTGCAGTAAGCGAAAACCAGGGCAAATATGCGCATACGTTTTATGAAGTGATCGACGAATATGAATTTGCGTCGCTCGTTAAATTGAGATTGAAAACAGGCAGAACTCACCAGATAAGGGTGCACATGTCACATATTCATCATCCGGTTTTCGGCGATCCCACTTACGGCGGAAGAAAAATTGTTTACGGCGCCGAACTACCGAAAATGAAAAGCAGGGTCGAAAATTTATTAAAAATTATGGAACGTCAGGCTCTTCACGCCAAAACGCTCGGTTTTATCCACCCGAATACCAAAGAGAAAGTGTTTTTTGACTCGGAGCCTCCGGAAGATTTTCGTCAGTTGTTGGCAAAACTTAAAAATACGCCCTAA
- a CDS encoding hybrid sensor histidine kinase/response regulator yields the protein MNNNLSKILELFSSMKSTGNIDSLLFNAFENSFDAIVILNDYSIVYHNKIFAHTFGYNDKDQLINKPFSEFLLDKCVDRFKEKIDGCRNSSGELKNYHARGIKKDYTEFDIEINYKAIPSEDKVFDIIFIRDITEKKKISEQINKLTRIVDQSSSIIIITDLDGRIEYTNPKFTEVTGYFFEEVYGKKTSLLKSGYTADHVYKDLWENILAGREWRGEFKNKKKNGEFYWESVTISPIRNEDGEITNFLAIKEDITEKKEMEFELKRALDSSEEANRLKSTLLSNMSHELRTPLTGIIGFASLLRDDLNNIEQVEMVDKILKSGKRLLITLNSILNLSEIESGAIPINITEFNLGSYTKYFLTNYNKTASEKSLSFDIKVLDNNINAVADENLFKQILMHIVDNAIKFTQKGGVTIEVDTKNGPNNQTLAVIRVIDTGIGIAKNDQEKIFREFRQISEGIRRNFEGSGLGLAVAKKMANLMNGDISVESELGKGSTFTITLPGTFNGKEQKPTEKESRVPNKDEIIHTGENKPRILSIEDNILNAELVSLYLKDVCEVDTAFDYYEAVEKLKHGNYTAILVDINLGSGPSGIDFAREVRKNPGYNYLPLIAITGYALLRDEKKLLKEGFDYYIAKPYEQEDLLEIIHTVIKKQI from the coding sequence ATGAATAATAATCTGTCAAAAATATTGGAATTATTCAGCAGTATGAAGTCGACCGGAAATATCGATTCCCTATTATTCAACGCATTCGAAAACTCATTCGATGCAATTGTAATCTTAAACGACTATTCGATAGTTTATCACAATAAAATTTTCGCTCATACATTCGGCTATAACGACAAAGACCAGCTTATTAACAAACCGTTTTCAGAATTTCTTCTGGATAAATGCGTCGATCGTTTCAAAGAAAAAATCGACGGATGCCGAAATTCTTCCGGCGAGCTAAAAAATTATCACGCCCGAGGTATTAAAAAAGACTATACAGAATTCGACATTGAAATTAATTACAAAGCCATTCCTTCCGAAGATAAAGTTTTTGATATAATATTCATAAGAGACATTACCGAGAAGAAAAAGATTTCCGAGCAAATTAATAAACTTACCCGGATTGTCGACCAGAGTTCTTCGATTATAATAATAACCGACCTCGACGGAAGAATCGAATATACGAATCCCAAATTCACCGAAGTAACGGGTTATTTTTTCGAAGAGGTCTACGGTAAAAAAACGAGTTTGTTAAAGTCGGGCTATACCGCCGACCACGTCTACAAAGACCTGTGGGAAAACATTTTGGCGGGCAGAGAATGGCGCGGCGAATTCAAAAACAAAAAGAAAAACGGCGAGTTCTATTGGGAATCCGTTACCATCTCCCCCATCCGTAACGAAGACGGCGAAATAACGAATTTCCTCGCCATCAAGGAAGACATAACAGAAAAGAAAGAGATGGAATTCGAACTCAAGAGAGCTCTCGACAGTTCCGAAGAAGCTAATCGCCTCAAATCCACTCTCCTTTCAAATATGAGTCACGAATTAAGAACTCCGCTGACCGGAATCATCGGATTTGCCAGTCTGCTGAGAGACGACCTCAATAATATCGAGCAGGTCGAAATGGTCGATAAGATTTTGAAATCCGGCAAGCGGTTGCTCATTACGCTCAATTCGATACTCAATCTATCGGAAATCGAATCAGGCGCTATACCGATCAACATAACCGAATTCAATCTTGGCTCGTACACAAAATATTTCCTTACAAACTATAATAAAACGGCATCGGAGAAATCGCTTTCCTTCGATATAAAAGTACTCGACAATAATATTAACGCAGTTGCCGACGAGAATCTGTTCAAACAAATTTTAATGCATATTGTCGATAATGCGATTAAATTTACTCAAAAAGGCGGTGTGACAATTGAAGTCGACACAAAGAACGGCCCTAATAATCAAACGCTGGCTGTAATAAGAGTAATCGACACCGGAATCGGCATAGCCAAAAACGACCAGGAAAAAATCTTCAGAGAATTCCGCCAGATTAGCGAAGGCATCAGAAGAAATTTCGAAGGCAGCGGACTCGGACTCGCTGTAGCCAAAAAGATGGCAAATTTGATGAACGGCGACATCAGCGTTGAAAGCGAACTGGGCAAAGGCTCCACTTTTACTATAACACTGCCCGGAACATTCAACGGCAAAGAGCAAAAACCAACAGAAAAGGAATCACGAGTCCCGAACAAAGATGAAATAATTCACACCGGAGAAAACAAACCCAGAATTCTCAGTATAGAAGATAATATACTCAATGCGGAACTTGTAAGTCTCTATCTCAAGGATGTTTGCGAAGTCGACACGGCTTTCGATTATTACGAAGCCGTTGAAAAATTAAAACACGGAAATTACACAGCCATCCTCGTAGATATAAATCTCGGAAGCGGTCCTTCGGGAATCGATTTTGCAAGGGAAGTAAGAAAAAATCCCGGCTATAACTATCTTCCTCTAATTGCGATTACAGGGTATGCCCTCCTGCGGGACGAGAAGAAGCTCCTGAAAGAAGGATTCGATTACTACATAGCCAAACCGTACGAACAAGAAGACCTCCTGGAAATTATCCATACGGTGATTAAAAAACAGATTTAA
- a CDS encoding sensor histidine kinase: MALNSKNIDNSHLQALFTLLNSFDVGYFVSDKSGNIIHTNSSLYNLLNIGFDSDVTSQTDRLFEYIKENLLSDLINIEPVEKLKLDFTRNFSAVLPVKGNRYIKMVTYPIRGLSQETRLWAFLDISEKVRGGLTLTGNLPVVEVEQSGTTKDVAEEENIQKLKVENRELREELNAKDKFISLIAHDLKSPFQGLLGIFDIISETFDELNPEELRRYLGYAKSSVKNLYNLVDELLNWSRLLLGQVKVNPVKVNLTEVYSNIIELNKHALNNKNLTVINYLSESLIAYADENMVQMVFRNLLSNAIKFSRRGGAIIINGRRTNGSIEVSVSDQGIGMDKETQDRLFKLGEQVNMLGTENEPGSGLGLLLCKEMVELNNGKIWFESEPDKGTTFYVSLPKAE; encoded by the coding sequence ATGGCACTTAATTCAAAAAATATCGACAACAGCCATCTTCAAGCATTATTTACTCTGCTTAACAGTTTCGACGTGGGATATTTTGTATCGGACAAAAGCGGCAATATAATCCACACAAACAGCTCTCTTTATAATCTGCTGAATATCGGATTCGATTCCGATGTTACTTCTCAAACGGACAGATTATTCGAGTACATAAAAGAAAACTTATTAAGCGACTTAATCAATATAGAACCTGTCGAAAAACTCAAATTAGACTTCACCCGTAATTTCAGCGCGGTATTACCGGTAAAGGGCAACAGATACATCAAAATGGTTACGTATCCCATTCGGGGATTGTCGCAGGAGACTAGACTCTGGGCTTTTCTCGATATATCCGAAAAAGTCAGAGGCGGTTTGACTCTCACCGGGAATTTACCCGTTGTCGAAGTTGAGCAATCCGGAACTACAAAAGATGTCGCCGAAGAAGAAAACATCCAAAAATTGAAAGTAGAAAACAGAGAATTAAGAGAAGAACTAAACGCAAAAGATAAATTTATATCCCTGATTGCACACGATTTAAAAAGCCCGTTTCAAGGTTTGCTCGGTATATTCGATATTATTTCCGAGACATTCGACGAATTGAATCCCGAAGAACTGAGACGTTATCTGGGCTATGCAAAATCATCGGTTAAAAATCTTTATAATCTGGTCGACGAACTTCTCAACTGGTCGCGACTTTTACTCGGACAGGTAAAGGTCAATCCGGTCAAAGTTAATTTGACGGAAGTATACAGCAACATCATCGAACTGAACAAACACGCGCTCAATAATAAGAATCTGACTGTAATAAATTATTTGAGCGAAAGCCTCATTGCGTATGCAGACGAGAATATGGTTCAGATGGTTTTCCGAAATCTGTTATCTAACGCCATCAAATTCTCAAGGCGAGGAGGCGCGATCATTATCAACGGCAGACGAACGAATGGAAGCATAGAAGTGTCTGTAAGCGACCAGGGCATTGGAATGGATAAAGAGACGCAGGATAGACTGTTCAAATTGGGCGAGCAGGTAAATATGCTCGGCACCGAAAACGAACCCGGCTCGGGATTAGGATTGTTGTTATGTAAAGAAATGGTGGAACTAAACAACGGCAAAATCTGGTTCGAAAGCGAACCCGATAAAGGAACCACATTCTATGTTTCACTGCCCAAAGCGGAATAA
- a CDS encoding HEAT repeat domain-containing protein, giving the protein MEKEARNQTVNSENRSADDIIQELYSFVDKGNLDGDLEFICGLISHEDKGVRNAATMLLLNKRPEKAPKYIAPFISSEDIAVRNLAGEILVKLGKLSVQPLIEYNTDKNDDDQKFIIDLLGLIGDPTAGNHIMEVLSATDNDNVILACIEALGNVRFEESIDILLLFYERNELYKPTIVEALGKIGSQKALDFLLAKFNMEDDLTKYSILESLGAIGDINTYFFLLEQIPNIHGPLVWPLITSIYQLKEKFNLDIPYDDKMKSLLLYTLNEGSPEHKKIALTLIKIFNDKDILLASLKFLGDDYELDDMVREKLYNNIEYFLEEIPHLLDSKPENIKHILNLLMGIVSSISYEQKESIPLLLIRNILHAVSNYLNHPDEEVRRTSMEILFYLDVETAFLFIDTMVADENIWNKMRLIEILELLEVDASTETLSRMLNDEDEMVRERAAEIVNYRKSTIN; this is encoded by the coding sequence ATGGAAAAAGAGGCTCGTAATCAAACCGTAAATTCTGAGAATAGATCTGCCGACGACATAATCCAGGAACTTTATTCCTTTGTCGATAAAGGAAATCTGGACGGCGACCTGGAATTTATTTGCGGACTAATTTCTCACGAGGATAAAGGGGTTCGTAATGCGGCTACTATGCTCCTGTTAAATAAAAGACCCGAAAAAGCGCCAAAATATATTGCGCCTTTTATATCGTCGGAAGATATAGCAGTGCGAAATCTCGCCGGCGAAATATTGGTGAAATTGGGCAAACTGTCCGTACAACCGCTTATCGAATACAATACAGACAAAAACGACGACGACCAGAAATTTATTATCGACTTGCTCGGTTTGATAGGCGATCCTACGGCGGGCAATCACATTATGGAAGTTCTCAGCGCTACGGATAACGATAATGTTATTCTTGCATGCATCGAAGCTCTCGGAAACGTCCGATTCGAAGAATCGATCGACATACTGCTTTTGTTCTATGAAAGGAACGAACTATATAAACCGACGATTGTAGAAGCGCTAGGTAAAATCGGTTCGCAAAAAGCCCTCGATTTCCTTCTTGCCAAATTCAATATGGAAGACGACCTTACAAAATATTCGATACTCGAAAGTCTGGGCGCGATAGGGGATATCAATACATATTTCTTTTTATTGGAACAAATTCCCAATATTCACGGTCCGCTCGTTTGGCCGTTAATTACTTCCATTTATCAGCTAAAAGAAAAATTTAATCTCGACATCCCATACGACGACAAGATGAAAAGCCTTCTTTTGTATACGCTCAACGAAGGCAGTCCCGAACACAAAAAAATTGCGCTCACTTTGATTAAGATTTTCAACGACAAAGATATTCTGCTGGCAAGCCTGAAATTCCTGGGCGACGATTACGAACTCGACGATATGGTGCGCGAAAAATTATATAACAATATTGAATATTTTCTCGAAGAAATTCCTCACTTACTCGACTCGAAACCCGAAAATATAAAACATATTTTGAATCTTTTAATGGGAATAGTTTCTTCGATAAGCTACGAACAAAAAGAATCGATTCCGTTGCTGTTGATCCGCAATATACTGCATGCCGTAAGCAATTATCTGAATCATCCCGACGAGGAAGTAAGGCGTACGAGCATGGAAATCCTTTTCTATCTCGACGTCGAAACGGCATTCCTCTTTATCGATACAATGGTAGCCGACGAAAATATTTGGAATAAAATGAGATTGATTGAAATACTCGAACTGCTCGAAGTGGACGCTTCGACCGAAACTCTTTCAAGAATGTTGAACGACGAGGATGAAATGGTGCGCGAACGAGCCGCCGAAATAGTTAATTACAGAAAATCCACTATTAATTGA
- a CDS encoding CheR family methyltransferase: protein MNQSSDLKLSEFRKSLGSVLPKQMTMSLPLFQEIRKYIYESTGIYFQDNKKYLLESRLQRRINYLGLNSFEEYFSLLKRNSNPEEKRYFYEAITINETFFFRNQPQLDAMASKIFQEIINNKKFQPGLLPHQRNKIRIWSAASSSGEEAYSIAMVFHDLIQPKYPDVTLEIVGTDINTSVVETAKEGVYKEYSIRNIPPYYLKKYFKINGNSYEVVPEIKKFVSFKVMNLYDDIMMRTMTGFDVIFCANVLIYFDTASKIKVVSHLYNSLNRGGYLFIGYSETLQGISKAFKLVSFPKTVGYKKE from the coding sequence ATGAACCAGTCATCGGATTTGAAATTATCGGAGTTCAGAAAAAGCCTGGGTAGCGTGCTTCCTAAGCAAATGACTATGTCCCTTCCGTTATTTCAGGAAATACGGAAATATATATATGAAAGTACGGGAATCTATTTCCAGGACAACAAAAAATATCTTCTCGAAAGCAGACTCCAACGACGTATAAATTATCTGGGGCTCAACAGTTTCGAGGAATATTTTTCGCTTCTAAAACGGAATTCAAATCCTGAAGAGAAAAGATATTTTTACGAAGCTATCACAATCAACGAAACTTTTTTCTTCAGGAATCAGCCTCAGCTCGACGCCATGGCGTCGAAAATATTCCAGGAAATTATTAACAATAAAAAATTCCAACCCGGTTTGCTGCCTCACCAGAGAAATAAAATTAGAATCTGGAGCGCGGCAAGTTCTTCCGGAGAAGAAGCCTATTCGATCGCTATGGTGTTTCACGATTTGATTCAACCGAAATATCCCGACGTAACTCTTGAAATAGTCGGAACGGACATAAACACAAGCGTTGTGGAAACGGCAAAGGAAGGAGTATACAAAGAATATTCGATACGGAATATCCCCCCTTATTATCTCAAAAAGTATTTTAAGATAAACGGCAATTCGTACGAAGTGGTGCCGGAAATTAAAAAGTTTGTTTCTTTTAAAGTAATGAATCTTTACGACGACATTATGATGCGCACGATGACGGGATTCGATGTAATTTTTTGCGCCAACGTTTTAATTTATTTCGATACGGCTTCGAAAATAAAAGTGGTTTCTCATTTATATAATTCTTTGAACCGCGGAGGATATCTTTTTATCGGATATTCCGAAACGCTGCAGGGAATTTCGAAAGCATTTAAGCTGGTTAGTTTTCCTAAAACTGTTGGATATAAAAAGGAGTAG
- a CDS encoding response regulator: MKRVILVADDSPTIRKFVSVALSTKGYEIIACADGMEALEKLPGNKIDLLITDLNMPNIDGFQLIKSIRENEEYKELPIIVLSSLGSSEDIHRGLEYGANSYLIKPFDPKRVLYEVSKYLN; encoded by the coding sequence ATGAAACGAGTAATATTAGTAGCGGACGATTCTCCTACTATCAGAAAGTTTGTAAGCGTTGCGTTAAGTACGAAAGGCTACGAAATTATTGCTTGCGCCGACGGTATGGAAGCGCTGGAAAAATTGCCCGGCAATAAAATCGATCTGCTCATAACCGACCTTAATATGCCGAATATCGACGGTTTCCAGTTAATAAAATCGATTAGGGAAAACGAGGAGTATAAAGAACTTCCGATAATCGTATTGTCTTCGCTGGGAAGCAGCGAGGACATACATCGCGGTCTGGAATACGGAGCCAATTCGTATTTAATAAAACCGTTCGACCCCAAAAGAGTTTTATATGAAGTTTCAAAATATCTGAATTAG
- a CDS encoding response regulator, producing MALKFLVVDDSVTMRRIVANSLKSIGYENFVEASDGKEALTKLNSDDTINFVITDWNMPEVSGLELVKAIRSDEKKQSIPILMVTTRGLKEDILEALQAKVNNYIVKPFTPQILREKIEQILASA from the coding sequence ATGGCACTAAAATTCTTAGTTGTAGACGACTCTGTTACCATGAGGAGAATTGTTGCAAATTCTCTCAAATCAATCGGGTACGAAAATTTCGTCGAAGCCAGCGACGGCAAAGAGGCTCTGACGAAATTGAATTCCGACGACACAATCAATTTCGTAATTACCGATTGGAACATGCCGGAGGTTTCGGGACTGGAACTCGTTAAAGCCATCCGTTCCGACGAGAAGAAACAATCGATCCCGATTCTAATGGTAACTACAAGAGGATTGAAAGAAGATATTCTCGAAGCCCTGCAGGCAAAGGTGAACAATTATATTGTAAAACCTTTTACTCCTCAAATACTTCGCGAAAAAATAGAACAAATTTTAGCCAGCGCTTAA
- a CDS encoding protein phosphatase CheZ, whose product MENKLSMEQVFEKLGDLKQFFIFGQKIVPLFKKIIDFMTDIVPLLENVNNSIQDTTSKIPKAAHQISSVTSATEIATSEILDIVDSMSNDMIKIKNELSDLKNGFLNQRVALDAFAQKATGLNGELDELKSNLSIDELEKKVISLEEVINKIELDATNITISLQVQDITAQQLASVNHLIHSVQDKLSSLLIDFNRQDGVVLPETEAPKVDPKAFNPDAKYDRSESHQSIADQLIEQTKKQNNDNGSKASQEEIDKLFRNNG is encoded by the coding sequence ATGGAAAATAAACTCAGTATGGAACAGGTATTCGAGAAATTAGGGGACTTGAAGCAATTTTTCATCTTCGGTCAGAAAATTGTCCCGCTCTTCAAAAAGATAATCGATTTTATGACCGATATAGTCCCGCTTCTCGAAAATGTAAACAATTCGATTCAGGATACAACGAGTAAAATTCCGAAAGCCGCTCATCAAATCAGCAGCGTTACGAGCGCAACGGAAATTGCCACGAGTGAAATTCTCGACATTGTCGATTCGATGTCGAATGATATGATAAAGATTAAAAACGAACTGAGCGATTTGAAAAACGGTTTTCTCAATCAACGAGTCGCTCTCGACGCATTCGCTCAAAAAGCAACCGGTTTGAACGGCGAGTTGGATGAATTGAAATCCAATCTAAGCATCGACGAGCTTGAGAAAAAAGTAATTTCGCTCGAGGAAGTAATCAATAAAATTGAGTTGGACGCGACAAATATAACAATTTCTTTGCAGGTTCAGGATATTACGGCGCAGCAACTCGCTTCGGTCAATCATCTGATCCATTCCGTTCAGGATAAATTATCCTCTCTGTTAATCGATTTTAATCGACAGGACGGGGTAGTTCTGCCCGAAACCGAAGCTCCTAAAGTTGATCCTAAAGCATTCAACCCGGACGCAAAATACGACAGAAGCGAAAGTCATCAGTCCATAGCCGATCAACTTATCGAGCAAACGAAAAAACAAAACAATGACAACGGCAGCAAAGCGTCACAGGAAGAAATAGACAAACTTTTTCGGAACAATGGCTGA
- a CDS encoding chemotaxis protein CheA translates to MADTTQNPMLVDPEMKEIVDSFLLETKEILENLDVDLMELEKSPEDLDLLNKIFRSFHTVKGTSGFLGLEKLPEVTHKCEDILNKLRKGEAKLTTELMDGILLGFDTIKELLVKIENDKNEDVEVDNVINVLQSLLAGISSESSQDAPDTPVQNEDKSSAPADQPVEQKENNITAAGDNAPKEDVPKETDQPKKVAMPKSAPKTEPKKADNTIRVEVERLDALLNIASELVLGRNRLTQVNNQFALEYEGTGYAKDLADATKQIDLMTTELQLVVMKLRMIKIGKVFNRFPRLVRDLCKELNKEVELKIFGEDTEVDKNLIEEINDPLVHLIRNSVDHGVEKPEAREAAGKPRRGTVILSAEHEGNNIVITIEDDGKGIDPEVIKDRAIKKGFLSPERAKELSKQEAYNLIFHPGFSTAEQVSNVSGRGVGMDVVKTNVTKLRGTIAVESEVGKGTKIILRLPLTLAIISGMIVEACGQKLVIPLHSVIEVIRVNKEQIETVRGREVINLRDTVLPIVGLDELINHSGNGNGNEKQWQYIVEVGIAEKRFGIKVDDLVGQQEVVIKSLGNYLGKIDGIAGSTIMGDGTVVIILDINELFNKMEKRLDA, encoded by the coding sequence ATGGCTGATACAACACAAAACCCAATGCTCGTAGACCCGGAGATGAAAGAAATTGTCGACAGCTTTTTGCTGGAGACAAAAGAAATTCTTGAAAATCTCGACGTCGACTTGATGGAACTCGAAAAATCTCCGGAAGATCTTGACCTCTTGAACAAGATTTTCAGGTCTTTTCATACCGTCAAAGGAACCTCCGGCTTTTTAGGTCTTGAAAAATTACCGGAAGTCACTCATAAATGCGAAGATATTCTGAATAAATTAAGAAAAGGAGAAGCAAAGCTTACCACCGAATTGATGGACGGCATTCTTCTCGGCTTCGACACTATCAAAGAATTGCTCGTAAAAATCGAAAACGATAAAAACGAAGACGTAGAAGTCGATAATGTAATTAACGTTTTACAAAGTCTTCTGGCGGGAATAAGTTCTGAATCTTCGCAGGACGCGCCCGATACTCCCGTTCAAAACGAAGATAAATCGAGCGCACCGGCGGACCAACCGGTTGAACAAAAAGAAAACAATATTACCGCAGCCGGAGATAACGCGCCAAAAGAAGATGTCCCTAAAGAAACTGATCAACCCAAAAAAGTTGCCATGCCCAAATCGGCACCCAAGACGGAACCGAAAAAAGCGGATAACACCATTCGCGTCGAAGTAGAGCGACTCGACGCTCTCTTGAATATTGCTTCGGAATTGGTCCTGGGACGCAACAGGCTTACTCAGGTTAATAACCAGTTCGCTCTCGAGTATGAAGGAACCGGTTATGCAAAAGACCTTGCCGACGCAACCAAGCAAATCGATCTGATGACCACAGAGCTGCAGCTTGTGGTTATGAAACTGAGAATGATCAAGATAGGCAAGGTGTTCAACAGATTCCCGCGTCTGGTGAGAGATTTGTGCAAAGAGTTGAATAAAGAAGTGGAATTGAAAATCTTCGGCGAGGATACCGAAGTAGATAAGAACCTGATTGAAGAAATTAACGATCCTCTTGTGCACTTGATTCGTAACTCCGTCGATCACGGAGTCGAAAAACCCGAGGCGCGCGAGGCAGCCGGCAAGCCGCGCAGAGGGACTGTTATTCTTTCTGCCGAACACGAAGGAAACAATATAGTTATTACAATCGAAGACGACGGCAAAGGAATCGATCCGGAAGTTATTAAAGACAGAGCCATTAAAAAAGGATTTCTTTCGCCCGAAAGAGCAAAAGAACTTTCAAAGCAAGAAGCATACAACTTGATATTTCATCCCGGGTTTTCGACCGCCGAACAGGTCAGCAACGTCTCCGGACGAGGCGTCGGTATGGATGTGGTCAAAACAAACGTTACAAAACTTAGAGGCACAATAGCGGTTGAATCGGAAGTGGGCAAAGGAACCAAAATAATTCTACGCCTGCCCCTGACGCTTGCTATTATTTCCGGTATGATTGTCGAAGCATGCGGTCAAAAATTGGTTATTCCGCTTCATTCGGTTATCGAGGTAATTAGAGTAAATAAAGAACAAATTGAAACCGTAAGAGGCCGAGAGGTAATAAATCTGAGAGATACCGTTCTCCCGATTGTCGGACTCGACGAATTAATTAACCATTCGGGCAACGGAAACGGCAATGAAAAACAATGGCAGTATATTGTTGAAGTGGGTATTGCCGAAAAGAGATTCGGCATTAAAGTGGACGACCTCGTCGGCCAGC